From the genome of Pirellulales bacterium:
CTGCGCCCGTTGCCAGCGCGCAACTGGCTGGCATCTACTGCGCGGCCGGCCTTGCTTCCGGCCTGCGGCTTAATTTCGGCCAGCACTTGCTTCACGACAGAGCGGATCAATTCTTCGGTTGCTTGCATGGGATTTGTGAGTGAACGGTTGTCAGTGGTCAGTTGTCAGTTACTGTCTGGATTGTGGAAAGTCTTCTCATTCCGGCTTCTGGCTAATCGCTAATTGCTAACCGCTTCTCTGCTGAAGACGCACGCTTGATCAACATGCACGGTGTCAACAATCCCGATAATGACCGCATCGACCGGCAAGTTTTTTGTTTCGGGCGTAAGCCGCGCACTGGAGCCCTGCGTAATGAGCACGAATTCTCCTTCGCCGGCCCCGACGGTGTCGACGGCTACAAATGTGCGGCCCGTGCTCACCAGCGACCGCCGTTTATCGCTTTCGAGTCGATACGGCTCCACCACAAGTAATTTATGCCCGACCATGGCCTCAGTTTTTTGCGTGGCCACAACCGCGCCCGTTACTTTTGCGAGAAACATGGAAGTTGCCTGGGTACGAGTGTCGAAATGTTAGTTGTTTTGAACGCTGGGATGGGCCGTGGGTTATGCTTTTCCTTCCAACAAAGCCTTGGCTTGCCGCGCGACCACAATTTCTTCGTTCGTAGGCGCTACCCACAATTGCACACGGCTGGCATCGGCATGAATCGTCGCTTCGCCGCTGGCGACCGCATTTTGGGCCGGATCGAGCACAATGCCCAACTCTTCTAAACCCGCACACACGGCTGCTCGAATCGTGGCGCTGTTCTCGCCAATGCCGCCGGTGAACACGATGGCATCGGCTCCTCCCAGTTCCACCAAATAGGCCCCCAAATAATGCCGCACGCTGCTAATGAATACGTCCAGCGCCAACTGAGCACGCCCGTTGCCGTGCGAAGCCGCTTCTTCCAAATCGCGCACGTCGCCGCTGGTTCCGCTGAGCCCCAATAGT
Proteins encoded in this window:
- a CDS encoding EutN/CcmL family microcompartment protein, giving the protein MFLAKVTGAVVATQKTEAMVGHKLLVVEPYRLESDKRRSLVSTGRTFVAVDTVGAGEGEFVLITQGSSARLTPETKNLPVDAVIIGIVDTVHVDQACVFSREAVSN